From a single Methanomicrobium sp. W14 genomic region:
- a CDS encoding amino acid ABC transporter permease, which yields MDTTFIFDILLPALWGGLLITLQLIALSAPFGLVFGVLLAVGRVYGGFWTNHLCRLFVGFVKGCPLILLLFMLYFGLPSVGIYLSTLFGLSSVGIFGIFYLSAFAASVIGFICCNSAYNSEYIRGAILSIKEGQLVAASALGMTKGQAIRYIILPQALRRAIPGLSNEFIYLIKYSSLAYMITLIELTGAGKLIFSKYFDPDVFLVVGIVYLALVTITTIGANALEKKLAVPGTQVR from the coding sequence ATGGACACAACTTTCATATTCGACATTCTTCTGCCTGCACTATGGGGAGGGCTTCTGATAACCTTACAGCTGATAGCACTCTCTGCGCCGTTCGGGCTGGTGTTCGGAGTGTTACTTGCTGTAGGAAGGGTCTACGGCGGGTTCTGGACGAATCATTTGTGCAGGTTGTTTGTCGGGTTCGTAAAGGGGTGTCCTCTCATACTTCTCCTGTTCATGCTCTACTTTGGTCTTCCGTCGGTAGGGATATATCTCTCCACACTTTTCGGACTTTCGTCTGTCGGCATATTCGGCATATTCTATCTTTCGGCGTTTGCCGCATCAGTTATAGGGTTCATATGCTGCAACAGCGCCTACAACTCAGAATACATAAGAGGAGCGATACTTTCGATAAAGGAGGGACAACTCGTTGCTGCAAGCGCACTTGGCATGACAAAAGGCCAGGCAATCAGGTACATTATCCTCCCGCAGGCACTGAGACGTGCAATACCCGGACTTTCCAATGAATTCATATACCTGATAAAGTATTCCTCCCTTGCATACATGATTACGTTAATAGAGCTGACAGGTGCAGGAAAGCTAATCTTCTCAAAATACTTTGACCCGGATGTATTTCTGGTCGTAGGAATAGTTTATCTTGCACTTGTAACGATTACAACAATAGGTGCAAATGCCCTGGAAAAGAAGCTTGCAGTCCCCGGAACTCAGGTAAGATAA
- a CDS encoding amino acid ABC transporter ATP-binding protein, with protein sequence MTEEYEYTLKSEDEYILRVEDIHKTYGDSEVLKGVSFNIKKGQTIVFIGPSGTGKSTLLRCINQLTVPEEGRVWLNGEEVTNCGSKINHFRQKIGMVFQNFYLFDHLTAVRNVEIALIKVKGMKPEDARKKALFELRQVGMEEWADHYPAELSGGQAQRVSIARALAMEPDVILFDEPTSALDPELTREVLEVMKKLALDGMTMLVVTHEMGFARSVANRIIFMEGGKIVESGTPEEIMNNPEFKRMGSFIGKISGLTGD encoded by the coding sequence ATGACAGAAGAATATGAATATACACTGAAATCGGAAGACGAATATATACTGAGAGTGGAGGACATCCACAAAACATACGGTGATTCCGAAGTCCTCAAAGGCGTCTCTTTCAATATAAAAAAAGGGCAGACAATTGTCTTTATAGGTCCGTCAGGAACAGGAAAGAGCACACTTTTACGGTGCATCAACCAGCTTACCGTTCCTGAAGAAGGGAGGGTCTGGCTCAACGGTGAGGAGGTCACTAACTGCGGAAGCAAAATAAATCATTTCAGGCAGAAAATAGGAATGGTCTTCCAGAACTTTTACCTTTTTGATCACCTTACAGCCGTCAGAAACGTGGAAATCGCCCTAATCAAAGTAAAGGGAATGAAACCGGAAGATGCAAGGAAAAAAGCCCTTTTCGAGTTAAGACAGGTGGGAATGGAGGAGTGGGCCGACCATTACCCGGCCGAACTTTCAGGCGGTCAGGCTCAGCGTGTGTCAATTGCACGTGCACTTGCAATGGAGCCGGATGTAATTCTCTTTGACGAACCGACATCCGCACTTGACCCGGAACTTACAAGAGAAGTCCTTGAGGTTATGAAAAAGCTTGCACTTGACGGCATGACGATGCTTGTAGTGACACACGAGATGGGCTTTGCAAGATCTGTTGCAAACAGGATAATCTTTATGGAAGGCGGAAAAATCGTTGAATCCGGAACTCCGGAGGAAATAATGAACAACCCTGAATTTAAAAGGATGGGAAGTTTTATCGGAAAAATCAGCGGTCTTACAGGAGATTAA
- a CDS encoding amino acid ABC transporter permease has protein sequence MDIFSILSEWLPYLVSGVLVTLGLVASALIIGVLLGLPMAIGQVYGNRLLKTAIGLYVWFFRGLPVLLLLFMFYFTLFPFLNLDLPEFFVGATVLGLRGAAYQSQIFRGAIQSISEGQMTAARSLGMSRLTAIKTIIIPQATRIALPGWSNEYPNILTDSAICYAIGVAELLTRTSQIVAQTYITMPIYLVCALIFILLNYAGMRVIYMLEKKVAIPGFSGGTPGGVI, from the coding sequence ATGGATATATTTTCAATATTGTCTGAATGGCTTCCGTACCTGGTCTCGGGGGTCCTTGTAACTCTGGGGCTTGTCGCCTCGGCACTAATTATCGGTGTACTTCTCGGACTTCCTATGGCAATAGGCCAGGTCTACGGGAACAGACTCCTGAAGACGGCTATAGGGCTGTATGTATGGTTTTTCAGGGGGCTTCCGGTCCTTTTGCTTCTTTTCATGTTTTACTTTACCCTTTTCCCGTTCCTGAACCTGGATCTGCCTGAATTTTTTGTCGGTGCAACAGTTCTCGGGCTTCGCGGTGCTGCATACCAGTCCCAGATCTTCAGGGGAGCAATTCAGTCCATAAGCGAAGGACAGATGACGGCCGCACGTTCCCTCGGGATGAGCAGGCTGACAGCAATAAAAACAATCATCATACCGCAGGCAACACGAATAGCACTGCCCGGGTGGTCAAACGAATACCCTAACATCCTGACTGATTCTGCGATATGCTATGCAATCGGCGTTGCAGAGCTTCTGACGAGGACATCGCAGATTGTTGCGCAGACGTACATTACCATGCCGATATACCTTGTATGTGCACTGATATTCATCCTGCTCAACTACGCCGGAATGAGAGTCATATATATGCTCGAGAAGAAAGTGGCAATACCCGGATTCAGCGGGGGAACACCCGGCGGAGTGATCTGA
- a CDS encoding ABC transporter substrate-binding protein: MNNKFSGVLIILLALAAISFAGCTGSQPAENTSAGAGNATAEQTVAGEETYIIGIDGEYRPYSYIDTEGNAQGFDVESAKWIAKNQGFNVEFQPLAWDGIIPALLAGKNDMIYSGLTITDERLEKVNFSIPYLQVDQGVAFNNDSDYTMDDFMNGTLVIGAQRGTTGSIWTEENLIETGLMPSENLKYYDNFPSAVTDLQNKRIDATIYDVPSLRDAIEGKTMEIRDQIDTGEVYGVAIKKDDTALLDKINAGLNNLMDDPYWQELLEKYKLVGASPHKK; encoded by the coding sequence ATGAATAATAAGTTTTCTGGTGTACTTATAATTCTCCTGGCTCTGGCAGCAATATCATTTGCAGGATGTACAGGCAGCCAGCCGGCTGAAAACACATCTGCAGGGGCAGGTAATGCCACAGCAGAACAGACGGTTGCAGGGGAAGAGACATACATAATCGGTATCGACGGCGAATATCGACCTTATTCCTACATTGACACAGAAGGAAATGCCCAGGGGTTCGATGTGGAATCTGCGAAATGGATCGCGAAAAACCAGGGATTCAATGTGGAGTTCCAGCCCCTGGCATGGGACGGCATAATCCCCGCGCTCCTTGCAGGAAAAAATGACATGATCTATTCGGGCTTGACAATCACAGATGAACGCCTTGAAAAAGTCAACTTTTCTATTCCTTACCTCCAGGTAGACCAGGGTGTTGCATTCAACAACGACTCTGACTATACTATGGATGATTTCATGAACGGAACGCTTGTAATAGGCGCCCAGAGAGGAACGACAGGCTCAATATGGACTGAAGAAAACCTCATAGAAACAGGTCTTATGCCATCCGAAAACCTGAAGTATTACGACAATTTCCCAAGCGCAGTAACTGACCTGCAGAACAAGAGGATAGACGCGACAATTTATGACGTGCCGTCACTGCGTGATGCAATTGAAGGAAAAACAATGGAAATCCGCGACCAGATAGACACAGGCGAGGTTTACGGGGTTGCAATAAAAAAGGATGACACTGCACTTCTTGACAAAATTAACGCAGGGCTGAACAACCTTATGGACGACCCGTACTGGCAGGAACTTCTGGAGAAGTACAAGCTTGTCGGGGCATCCCCGCACAAAAAATAA
- the cas1 gene encoding CRISPR-associated endonuclease Cas1, whose protein sequence is MDDLRLPWKTVAGFGGHIKATTTTLIIQKKGVTKEYPLSEVSHLLIVGGHNIHTSAISHLLKNGISISFFDADGTPLAVLRPFGYRQDEEIRELQKKAPGYIRASEVVRSSIKSRLMMIEKSGNEVGKSLFYEGEEEFFYNMLDDVSYLIKMDELRRIHKLSGDMYYEVMSRIINSVHGFRRRTKRPHVDPVNSMLSLGYSMLFGNCCVCATGADLDLDIGILRDGKMSLVLDVIDPFKAGMVDSVVFPIAREFLTTEHYDCGNRRCHLNDELIEVLIDSLHRSIAQKKIEKTVLSYKESVVNGEGFMVDY, encoded by the coding sequence ATGGATGATCTCAGACTACCTTGGAAAACTGTGGCCGGATTCGGCGGGCATATCAAAGCGACGACCACTACGCTGATAATCCAGAAAAAAGGCGTTACAAAGGAATATCCGCTTTCTGAAGTTTCGCATCTGCTTATTGTCGGCGGGCACAATATACATACTTCTGCGATATCCCACCTTTTAAAAAACGGCATTTCAATATCTTTTTTTGATGCGGACGGGACTCCTCTCGCTGTTTTAAGGCCGTTCGGGTACCGTCAGGACGAGGAGATAAGGGAGCTGCAAAAAAAGGCTCCCGGGTATATCCGTGCTTCCGAAGTTGTGAGGTCGTCGATAAAGTCGCGCCTTATGATGATAGAAAAGTCCGGCAATGAAGTAGGAAAAAGTCTTTTTTACGAGGGTGAAGAGGAGTTTTTCTACAATATGCTTGACGACGTCAGTTACCTGATTAAGATGGATGAACTCAGGCGCATACACAAACTATCGGGTGATATGTATTATGAGGTCATGTCAAGGATCATAAACTCTGTCCACGGTTTCAGGAGGCGCACCAAAAGACCGCACGTTGATCCTGTAAACTCTATGCTTTCTCTTGGGTATTCCATGCTTTTCGGGAACTGCTGCGTATGTGCAACCGGTGCCGACCTTGATCTCGACATAGGAATCCTAAGGGACGGAAAGATGTCTCTTGTGCTTGACGTAATTGACCCGTTCAAGGCGGGCATGGTTGATTCCGTAGTATTTCCCATTGCACGCGAGTTTCTGACAACCGAACATTACGACTGCGGAAACAGGAGATGTCACCTCAACGATGAACTAATAGAGGTACTTATTGACTCTCTGCACAGGTCAATTGCACAAAAAAAGATTGAAAAAACAGTTTTATCGTATAAGGAATCAGTCGTTAATGGCGAGGGCTTTATGGTCGACTATTGA
- a CDS encoding acylphosphatase: MLIYSHKIMFSGKKEQLQPEESAFSGRIKTVEAYISGRVQGVGFRACVKRIACSLRITGRVMNLDDGRVHLIATGESVIIDKMISSLYECPRAYIREMDIKEIKHKEFGNFDIERGD, translated from the coding sequence ATGCTGATATACTCCCATAAGATAATGTTCTCCGGCAAAAAGGAACAGTTACAACCGGAAGAATCAGCTTTTTCCGGTCGTATAAAAACTGTTGAAGCTTACATATCGGGACGTGTTCAGGGAGTCGGGTTCAGGGCATGCGTAAAGAGAATTGCATGCAGCCTGCGCATTACAGGACGTGTTATGAACCTTGACGACGGGAGGGTACACCTGATAGCGACCGGAGAATCGGTAATTATAGACAAAATGATCTCTTCTCTCTATGAATGCCCGAGAGCCTACATAAGGGAGATGGACATAAAAGAGATAAAGCATAAAGAATTCGGTAACTTTGACATAGAAAGAGGAGATTAG
- a CDS encoding HEAT repeat domain-containing protein yields the protein MAVADDIRDKIEKILSGDLEERRGAVEALSEMGTDAVDPLIELMSAETDNDVKWYASNALAKIGEPAVEQLLFTLKHYPDDNVRRYAAAALASVGEPAISGLIEIFEGDDSVTRGFASKALIRIGDPAAEPLRKYIQESDPESMPHRCAVITLNNLSPESR from the coding sequence ATGGCAGTAGCAGACGATATCAGAGATAAAATTGAAAAAATTCTTTCCGGGGACCTTGAGGAGAGAAGAGGGGCCGTTGAGGCACTTTCGGAGATGGGGACGGATGCCGTTGACCCGCTCATTGAGCTTATGTCGGCCGAAACCGATAATGACGTGAAATGGTATGCCTCAAATGCACTTGCAAAAATCGGTGAACCAGCCGTAGAGCAGCTTTTGTTTACACTTAAACACTATCCTGACGACAATGTCAGGCGTTATGCTGCGGCTGCCCTTGCCTCAGTTGGTGAGCCTGCAATATCCGGTCTGATAGAGATTTTTGAGGGTGACGACAGCGTAACACGGGGGTTTGCTTCAAAGGCCCTTATAAGAATTGGTGACCCCGCTGCAGAGCCCCTGCGGAAGTACATACAGGAATCCGACCCTGAAAGCATGCCGCACCGCTGTGCAGTGATAACACTCAACAACTTAAGTCCGGAGAGCCGGTAA
- a CDS encoding thymidylate synthase, which yields MFNVRAFSIGKAHEEVIKTILKHGIYIVTEDNEKTIELPEPLNIHVGSPFADYMISPYNMFKQGAMEKYVQDLLYGTDNDFVYTYHNRLFDYPVAGKNGEILGDGDKKGINQIDYIVEKLTEEPSSRRAEAITWFTTKDEPSNNPPCLQRIQCFIRDKKLNMHVEFRSNDMLSALGANMYALVHLQKMIADRLNAKTGWYSHTSVSAHMYHERDHEELVKYIKGLGIEDSLKNYEAGAYIKI from the coding sequence ATGTTTAATGTTCGCGCCTTCTCCATTGGAAAAGCACACGAGGAAGTTATAAAGACAATCCTCAAACACGGGATATACATAGTCACCGAAGACAACGAAAAGACGATTGAGCTTCCAGAGCCTCTCAACATCCACGTGGGAAGCCCTTTTGCAGACTATATGATAAGCCCATACAATATGTTCAAACAGGGCGCAATGGAAAAATACGTCCAGGACCTCTTATACGGGACTGACAACGATTTTGTATATACATACCACAACAGGCTTTTTGACTACCCTGTTGCCGGAAAGAACGGAGAAATCCTCGGAGACGGCGACAAAAAAGGTATAAACCAGATAGACTACATCGTTGAAAAATTAACAGAAGAACCGTCTTCGAGGCGTGCGGAAGCGATAACCTGGTTTACGACAAAGGACGAACCATCAAACAACCCACCGTGCCTGCAGAGAATCCAGTGCTTCATAAGAGACAAAAAACTCAACATGCATGTCGAGTTCAGGTCAAACGACATGCTCTCTGCACTCGGGGCCAACATGTACGCCCTTGTCCACCTGCAGAAGATGATTGCAGACAGGCTTAATGCAAAGACAGGCTGGTATTCGCACACTTCGGTCTCGGCGCATATGTATCATGAACGTGACCACGAAGAGCTTGTAAAGTACATAAAAGGTCTCGGCATTGAGGACTCTCTCAAAAACTACGAAGCAGGAGCATACATCAAAATATAA
- a CDS encoding DNA-directed DNA polymerase II large subunit, whose amino-acid sequence MQASPDMEKYFKSIEDALYNAIDIAKKARKEGYDPRTDVEIPIASDLADRVEALMGYKGVAQRLRELGEIMSREEVSLKIGDDFVAKKFGEETKEDILDHAIRASMALLTEGVVAAPTEGIGKIGIGKNDDGTEYLKIYYAGPIRSAGGTAQALSVLVGDYVRKKLGMNRYIPREEEIERYVEEIKKYNSILSLQYMPSDDELRHIIKNCPVCIDGEPTEKVEVSGYRNLERVETNVVRGGMALVVAEGLGLKAPKIQKIVRKVHMEGWEWLDVLVSGATKPPSDEDEEHEEGGPKIKPKDKYIRDLIGGRPVFSYPMRKGGFRLRYGRSRNTGFAAAGFNPATLHLLGDFLAVGTQMKVERPGKAAGVVPVDTIEGPTVRLSNGDLVRVDRIEDALSLMHSRSVSKIIDVGEILVSFGEFLENNHVLVPSSYCHEWWTMESDGKKRPSGEKEAIEIAKAGYFLHPDYMYMWDDITCDKIRSLSEFVEKNGKLQDEILTLPADPVQKGVLEELLVLHRVRDGKILIDRPYVFLACLGLSENLESISSRDDVSCENPMDMVMHLSGFKMRSKAGTRIGGRMGRPGKSKERKMSPPPNGLFPVGDEGGSRRSFQEASKSKENRRGGIIQTDIGLRRCEVCGKETFRNRCECGGHTKAVFICPRCGRETKNGMCPVCKVEGVCLQNIKIDVKEEYNRALSHLGIRDSEIKLCKGVKGLMSKERCVEPLEKGVLRAEKDLYVFKDGTVRYDMIDLPLTHFRPEEIGISWQRLVELGYPRDVYKKPLESDGQVLELKCQDILVSEDCGDWLLKVANFLDDMLVKIYGIEPYYKAERKEDLVGQLLIGLAPHTSAGVLVRLIGFSKAHVGYGHPYFHAAKRRNCFVGETEISVYDGQWRTLPIRDFVVENFDLSRPELDRVGTYYSDPMRTFWTHSIDSYGAIRMRRITSVSIHRAPKSLIMFKTGRGKSVTVTFDHAMLVCDMAYQRKIKAVELNVGDYVPVFENGVMITDIVKEKIILESAEDYVYCLTVDADHTLSANGIFTGQCDGDEDCVMLLLDGLINFSKAFLPETRGGSMDAPLVLTKRIDPAEVDGECHNVDACDHYPLKMYLAALEYTHPKDIEKEVDHVDLRLGTPAQYEGIMFTHDTSDISAGPLISSYNTLTTMIEKLEAELELGKIIRAVDESDVAERVLKTHFIRDIMGNLNSFSKQTVRCTRCNSKYRRMPIAGKCTKCGNKLIATVHEGSVKKYLDMSIKMCEEYDVSEYTRQRVEVLRMAILSTFGEPPEKQLGLADFM is encoded by the coding sequence ATGCAGGCCTCGCCGGATATGGAAAAATACTTCAAATCGATTGAGGACGCTTTATACAACGCGATAGATATAGCAAAAAAAGCACGTAAGGAGGGTTATGACCCACGTACTGATGTCGAGATCCCGATAGCCAGTGACCTTGCCGACCGTGTTGAAGCTCTTATGGGGTATAAGGGTGTTGCACAGCGCCTGCGTGAGCTTGGGGAAATCATGTCGCGTGAAGAGGTGTCCCTTAAAATCGGTGACGATTTCGTTGCAAAAAAGTTCGGTGAGGAGACAAAGGAAGATATACTTGACCACGCTATCCGTGCGTCGATGGCGCTTTTGACTGAAGGTGTGGTTGCGGCACCGACCGAAGGTATCGGAAAGATTGGCATCGGCAAAAACGATGACGGGACAGAATATTTAAAGATTTATTACGCGGGCCCTATAAGAAGTGCAGGCGGGACTGCACAGGCCCTTTCAGTTCTTGTAGGCGACTACGTCAGAAAAAAGCTCGGCATGAACCGCTACATCCCCCGTGAGGAGGAGATAGAGAGGTATGTCGAGGAGATTAAAAAATACAACTCCATTTTAAGCCTCCAGTATATGCCATCTGATGACGAACTGAGGCATATCATAAAAAACTGCCCTGTGTGCATAGACGGTGAGCCGACCGAAAAGGTCGAGGTCTCAGGCTACAGAAACCTCGAGAGGGTAGAGACCAATGTCGTACGCGGGGGAATGGCTCTTGTCGTTGCGGAAGGTCTGGGGCTGAAGGCTCCGAAGATCCAGAAGATTGTAAGAAAAGTCCACATGGAAGGCTGGGAATGGCTCGACGTTCTTGTGTCAGGGGCGACAAAACCTCCTTCCGACGAAGATGAGGAGCATGAAGAGGGCGGCCCGAAGATAAAACCCAAGGACAAGTATATACGTGACCTTATCGGCGGAAGACCTGTGTTTTCGTATCCAATGAGAAAGGGAGGCTTTCGTTTAAGGTACGGGCGTTCGAGAAACACCGGTTTTGCGGCTGCGGGTTTTAATCCAGCGACTCTTCACCTTCTCGGCGATTTCCTTGCCGTAGGGACGCAGATGAAGGTGGAAAGACCTGGCAAGGCGGCCGGAGTGGTCCCGGTCGATACTATTGAGGGCCCTACGGTAAGGCTTTCTAACGGGGACCTTGTGAGAGTTGATAGAATTGAAGACGCACTCTCCCTGATGCACAGCCGCAGTGTATCAAAGATAATAGATGTCGGTGAAATTCTTGTAAGCTTCGGGGAGTTTCTTGAGAACAACCACGTGCTTGTGCCCTCTTCATACTGCCACGAGTGGTGGACCATGGAGTCTGACGGAAAAAAAAGGCCCTCCGGTGAAAAAGAGGCAATAGAGATTGCAAAGGCAGGGTACTTCCTTCACCCGGATTATATGTACATGTGGGACGATATCACCTGCGATAAAATACGCAGTCTTTCGGAGTTTGTGGAAAAGAACGGTAAGCTGCAGGACGAAATTTTAACGCTCCCTGCAGATCCGGTTCAGAAGGGTGTCCTTGAGGAGCTTCTTGTTCTCCACAGGGTAAGAGACGGAAAAATTCTCATTGACAGGCCTTACGTTTTTCTTGCATGTCTCGGGCTTTCCGAAAATCTTGAAAGTATTTCCTCCCGGGATGACGTATCCTGCGAAAACCCGATGGATATGGTCATGCACCTGTCAGGCTTTAAGATGAGGTCAAAGGCCGGCACAAGAATCGGCGGGCGTATGGGCCGCCCCGGAAAATCAAAGGAGAGAAAGATGAGTCCTCCTCCAAACGGACTGTTCCCCGTAGGTGATGAGGGCGGTTCGAGGCGGTCTTTCCAGGAGGCTTCAAAGAGCAAAGAGAACCGCAGGGGCGGTATAATCCAGACAGATATCGGCCTTAGGAGGTGTGAGGTCTGCGGTAAAGAGACTTTCAGGAACAGGTGCGAGTGCGGTGGTCATACAAAGGCCGTCTTTATCTGCCCCAGGTGCGGGCGCGAGACAAAGAACGGGATGTGTCCTGTATGCAAGGTGGAGGGTGTGTGCCTCCAGAACATCAAGATTGATGTCAAGGAGGAGTATAACAGGGCACTTTCGCACCTCGGCATCAGGGACTCGGAGATAAAGCTGTGCAAGGGTGTCAAGGGCCTGATGTCAAAGGAGAGGTGCGTCGAGCCTCTTGAAAAGGGTGTTTTAAGAGCCGAAAAAGACCTGTATGTCTTCAAGGACGGGACAGTCCGCTATGATATGATTGACCTTCCGCTGACCCATTTCCGACCGGAAGAGATTGGTATTTCATGGCAGAGGCTTGTTGAGCTCGGTTACCCCAGAGACGTATACAAAAAGCCGCTTGAAAGCGATGGACAGGTCCTTGAGCTGAAATGCCAGGACATACTGGTCTCGGAGGACTGCGGGGACTGGCTTTTGAAGGTCGCGAATTTCCTTGACGATATGCTCGTGAAGATTTACGGGATTGAACCTTACTATAAGGCCGAGAGAAAAGAAGATCTGGTGGGACAGCTCCTGATTGGTCTTGCACCGCATACCAGTGCGGGAGTCCTCGTAAGGCTTATCGGCTTTTCAAAAGCTCACGTAGGATACGGCCACCCGTATTTCCATGCCGCAAAAAGGCGCAACTGCTTTGTCGGCGAGACTGAAATCTCGGTTTATGACGGGCAGTGGAGGACTCTTCCGATAAGGGACTTTGTCGTTGAAAATTTCGACCTTTCTAGACCTGAGCTTGACCGCGTCGGCACATACTATTCTGATCCGATGCGGACTTTCTGGACTCATTCGATTGACAGCTACGGTGCCATAAGGATGAGGCGGATTACGTCCGTTTCCATTCACCGTGCACCGAAGTCGCTTATTATGTTTAAGACCGGCAGGGGAAAGTCGGTTACTGTCACTTTCGATCACGCGATGCTTGTCTGTGATATGGCGTACCAGAGGAAGATAAAGGCGGTGGAATTAAATGTCGGCGATTACGTCCCGGTATTTGAAAACGGCGTTATGATAACCGACATTGTAAAGGAGAAGATTATTCTTGAGTCTGCTGAGGACTATGTGTACTGCCTGACCGTCGACGCCGATCATACCCTTTCTGCAAACGGCATCTTTACGGGCCAGTGCGACGGCGACGAGGACTGCGTTATGCTTCTTCTTGACGGTCTCATAAACTTCTCGAAGGCGTTTCTGCCGGAGACCCGCGGCGGCTCTATGGACGCTCCCCTTGTCCTTACGAAAAGGATTGACCCGGCGGAGGTCGACGGTGAGTGCCACAACGTAGATGCATGCGACCATTATCCCCTGAAGATGTACCTTGCGGCGCTTGAGTATACTCACCCCAAAGATATCGAAAAGGAGGTTGACCACGTGGACTTAAGGCTAGGGACGCCCGCACAGTACGAGGGGATTATGTTCACCCATGATACTTCCGATATCTCGGCAGGGCCCCTTATTTCGTCGTACAATACGCTTACGACCATGATTGAAAAGCTTGAGGCCGAACTTGAGCTGGGAAAGATTATTCGTGCGGTCGATGAAAGCGATGTTGCGGAGAGGGTCTTAAAAACGCATTTTATCAGGGATATCATGGGAAACCTCAACTCTTTTTCAAAGCAGACCGTAAGGTGCACGAGGTGCAATTCTAAGTACCGCAGGATGCCTATCGCCGGAAAGTGCACTAAGTGCGGAAACAAGCTTATCGCAACGGTTCACGAGGGTTCGGTCAAAAAATATCTCGATATGTCGATAAAGATGTGCGAGGAGTATGACGTCTCGGAGTACACCCGCCAGAGGGTGGAGGTTTTGAGGATGGCTATTCTTTCCACGTTCGGTGAGCCCCCGGAAAAACAGCTCGGGCTTGCCGACTTTATGTAA
- a CDS encoding class I SAM-dependent methyltransferase, whose translation MVIPNEYDDVQRRCVPNFEAFFGTVAGYIRPYDTKILELASGTGFLTEMIVKKCPGSDITCVDIDKDMLDFAAGKPSLSDVNFIHCDMKDYRSGEFDVVILTQAVFALSDDERKSFLADIYGMLKKGGRFVCGDMFSPESDFEKKVYKEKWAEVMLKNGFSDEETCGMLNPLDGYCRDNTVLSFVSELKDVGFSEVISPYRCGYYSVVVSYR comes from the coding sequence ATGGTTATTCCGAATGAATATGACGATGTCCAGAGAAGATGTGTTCCGAACTTTGAGGCGTTTTTCGGGACTGTCGCCGGGTATATCAGGCCGTATGATACTAAAATCCTTGAACTTGCTTCGGGAACAGGATTTTTAACTGAAATGATTGTAAAAAAATGTCCCGGTTCTGATATTACGTGCGTTGATATTGACAAAGACATGCTTGATTTTGCCGCAGGGAAACCTTCGCTTTCAGATGTGAATTTCATTCACTGCGATATGAAGGATTACAGGTCAGGGGAATTTGACGTGGTTATTTTAACGCAGGCTGTCTTTGCGTTAAGTGACGATGAGAGAAAGTCATTTCTCGCCGATATTTATGGTATGCTGAAGAAAGGCGGAAGGTTTGTCTGTGGTGATATGTTTTCTCCTGAAAGTGATTTTGAAAAAAAGGTTTATAAGGAAAAATGGGCTGAAGTGATGCTTAAAAACGGGTTTTCAGATGAGGAGACCTGCGGGATGCTCAACCCTCTCGACGGTTACTGCCGGGATAATACCGTCCTTTCGTTTGTCAGTGAGTTAAAGGATGTGGGATTTAGTGAGGTGATTTCACCTTACAGGTGCGGTTATTACAGTGTTGTTGTTTCTTACAGGTAA